The genomic region GGATGGTTTTAAGGGATATGGATTGTATACCTCCATTAACACTTCCTTCTTGGACTTCTATTATGACTGGTGTTAATCCTGGGAAGCATGGAATATTTGATTTCTTCAAGTATAGAATAGTCTCTGAGAATAAATGGATTGCAGAACTAGTATCGGCGAATGAATTAGAGCATCCAAGAATACATGAGACCATAGGCCTATTAAATGGTAAGACTAGAATGTTTCTATTAAACATTATTCCAGGATACCCATTAATACCTTTTAGGAACGCTGAGATTTTACAAATGGGTTTCTTTGCTCCAAAGATCTTATCAAGCCCCCTTAATATATTGGATGAGTATAGAGACTATATAGACGCTGCTAATAAGATTAAATTCTATAAGTCCGTTGAATGCGAAGCACTGAAGAGGGGCAGAGAACTTCTTGAGGTATATCACGGAATAATAGAGAAAGCACTGAGAAAAAACTATGACTTCTACTGGTTTGCAACCCCCTTCCCCGACTCTATTCTCCATAAATGCAATATTGCAGCTAAGAAATTATCCATGCTCAACAAGATCTATTCCGAAATAGATAAGATAATTAAAGACATTACATTATCCATTGGAAACCTCATAATTGTATCGGATCATGGATTCAAATATTACAGGGGAAGAATATATGTGAACAGAATCCTATACGAGGAATCATTCATTACAAAGCCTCCTTCCAGTAAAGAATCGGGATCAGTGGATACTGTTAGTAAGAGCACAGATACAAAAATGTTCCATGTAAGAGGCACACTATACAAAATAGCTTCCTCCAAGCTGTTAAGACCTTTGTCGAGAGCATTATTAAGAATAGCTAGAAAACTATTTTCAAAATTTGGATATAATCTTGTATTAGAGTACGAGACTGGAATAGATTTTACTCGTTCCAAGGCTTTCATACCTGCGGATAAAGCAACAGCACCGCCTAGATTCTATATAGTATTAAACGATAACAATCCAGAAACTATTAATAAATTAAAGATGATCCTGAGAAAATATAATATAGTAGTTAAACAACCACAAGAAGTATTCGAGGGACCCTATGTAAACAGAGCTCCTGGATTAATCATAATTCCAGGCCCCAGTGATGATAAAGCTATATTATCCGGAACAATTTATTCACAGAAG from Staphylothermus marinus F1 harbors:
- a CDS encoding alkaline phosphatase family protein, whose product is MYLNKIDERLVILGLDGMSREILFYGVEKGYMPTLKKLISKGMVLRDMDCIPPLTLPSWTSIMTGVNPGKHGIFDFFKYRIVSENKWIAELVSANELEHPRIHETIGLLNGKTRMFLLNIIPGYPLIPFRNAEILQMGFFAPKILSSPLNILDEYRDYIDAANKIKFYKSVECEALKRGRELLEVYHGIIEKALRKNYDFYWFATPFPDSILHKCNIAAKKLSMLNKIYSEIDKIIKDITLSIGNLIIVSDHGFKYYRGRIYVNRILYEESFITKPPSSKESGSVDTVSKSTDTKMFHVRGTLYKIASSKLLRPLSRALLRIARKLFSKFGYNLVLEYETGIDFTRSKAFIPADKATAPPRFYIVLNDNNPETINKLKMILRKYNIVVKQPQEVFEGPYVNRAPGLIIIPGPSDDKAILSGTIYSQKISNRGIATHSRYGIFGAYFEDNVFNLDLLPNPVPNTIPAPIALLFLGYPISHLTDHIELLEKIAGNVRTVNVVGRWRMYKKLYALRTKMLKQ